From Arcobacter sp. CECT 8983, the proteins below share one genomic window:
- a CDS encoding YbgC/FadM family acyl-CoA thioesterase produces MKIRVYYEDTDIGGVVYYANYLKFCERARSNIFFERGLSPHNGDEFFVVKKVEADYIKSATFADELEVTSKVVSQKSASLEIFHEIFRKEELLFTAKVKLAYLKNYKPAKIPKETLELFSLFK; encoded by the coding sequence ATGAAAATAAGAGTCTATTATGAAGACACGGATATCGGTGGTGTAGTTTACTACGCAAACTACCTAAAGTTTTGCGAAAGAGCAAGAAGTAATATCTTTTTTGAAAGAGGTTTATCTCCGCACAATGGCGATGAGTTTTTTGTAGTTAAAAAAGTAGAAGCAGACTATATCAAGTCAGCAACTTTTGCAGATGAGTTAGAAGTAACATCAAAGGTAGTTTCTCAAAAGAGTGCTTCTTTAGAAATCTTCCATGAGATATTTAGAAAAGAAGAGCTTTTATTTACAGCAAAAGTAAAGCTTGCATATCTCAAAAACTATAAGCCAGCAAAAATACCAAAAGAGACTTTAGAGCTTTTCTCATTATTTAAATAG
- a CDS encoding M48 family metallopeptidase has protein sequence MLEIFVIGYCLYFFFTIYTSFMQIGYVKKAKSLEPIILDNAKYVEAANYSIEKEKVAIVSSFYSFILFIFWIGFGLSTLDSLITTDSYWLKAIIFVDLFIIINWALGLPFDLYSTFKLDKKYGFSNMTPALFIKDTIKTGILFLVFGSAVIAAISWIINSFGTWWIWGFAFIFAVIILINMLYPVIRDKMFDKFESLKDKELEAKIENLLDQVGFKSSGVFSVDASKRDNRLNAYFGGLGSTKRVVLFDTLVEKLSHNELLAVLGHELGHFKNGDILKNIGIMGVVMFVFFAIFGNLSDDIFLGLSLNNEPYAIIALFLIFSPILSFFLMPLISLISRHNEYAADEFGSNLSSKNDLVNALLKLANENKSFPLSHPLYIFFYYSHPPLVERFKELGYDVHENSEEALKDSIFNK, from the coding sequence GTGTTAGAGATTTTTGTTATAGGTTATTGTCTATACTTTTTCTTTACAATCTATACTTCATTTATGCAAATAGGGTATGTAAAGAAAGCCAAATCATTAGAACCAATTATTTTAGACAATGCAAAGTATGTTGAGGCTGCAAACTATTCAATAGAAAAAGAGAAGGTAGCTATTGTTTCTTCTTTTTATAGTTTTATTTTATTTATTTTTTGGATTGGCTTTGGTCTTTCTACTTTAGATTCACTTATTACTACAGATTCATATTGGTTAAAAGCTATTATTTTTGTTGATTTATTTATTATTATCAATTGGGCTTTAGGTTTACCTTTTGATTTATATTCAACTTTTAAACTAGATAAAAAGTATGGTTTCTCAAATATGACACCAGCGCTATTTATAAAAGATACTATCAAAACTGGAATTTTATTTTTAGTATTTGGTTCAGCAGTTATTGCAGCTATTTCTTGGATTATAAATAGCTTCGGTACTTGGTGGATTTGGGGATTTGCATTTATTTTTGCAGTTATTATTCTTATAAATATGCTTTATCCTGTTATTAGAGATAAGATGTTTGATAAGTTTGAATCTTTAAAAGATAAAGAGTTAGAAGCAAAGATTGAAAATCTTTTAGACCAAGTAGGTTTCAAAAGTTCTGGTGTATTTTCTGTAGATGCTAGTAAAAGAGACAATAGATTAAATGCTTATTTTGGTGGATTAGGAAGTACAAAAAGAGTTGTACTTTTTGATACTTTAGTTGAAAAGTTAAGTCACAATGAACTATTGGCTGTTTTAGGACACGAATTAGGACACTTTAAAAATGGTGATATTTTAAAAAACATTGGTATCATGGGTGTTGTAATGTTTGTATTTTTTGCTATTTTTGGAAATTTAAGTGATGATATTTTCTTAGGATTGTCACTTAACAATGAGCCATATGCAATTATTGCTTTATTTTTAATTTTTTCTCCTATTTTATCATTTTTCTTAATGCCTTTAATCTCTTTAATTAGCAGACACAATGAGTATGCAGCAGATGAGTTTGGTTCAAACTTATCATCTAAAAATGATTTAGTTAATGCTTTATTAAAATTGGCAAATGAAAATAAATCATTCCCACTTTCACACCCTTTATATATCTTCTTCTATTATTCTCATCCACCATTGGTAGAGAGATTTAAAGAGTTAGGTTATGATGTTCATGAAAATAGTGAAGAAGCTTTAAAAGATAGCATATTTAATAAGTAA
- the rmuC gene encoding DNA recombination protein RmuC, protein MENLILIASSTFVAGLLIASLVVWFISKQKINLATRELEFVKGSYENVIVSLKDNNKNLEESFINQEKNFQEKITLERKSYETKIESLEALIEDKKEQYENEFKIKEENLKEKIELLETSKDRLKVEFENLANKLFEENNKKSSNNLNQLLTPFKDQLNSFGKRVNDIYHEETKQRVNLLSEIKNLKELNNQISQDALNLTKALKGENKTQGDWGELILSKILEQTGLREGIEYSTQGSYTDENGKRLRPDVIVHLPQNKDVVIDSKVSLTSYVNYTEAQTDAQREEAVKGLIKSFYAHIKGLGSKSYENIEDVKTLDFVILFIPIEGAFMLAASKDNNLFKTAFENNIMLVSPSTLFATLRTIENIWRYEHQNENALLISKKAADLYDKFASFVTDIENIGTHLGRTQKSYDEAMKKLSLGKGNLLRRSEEFIELGVKAKKKIDTQKLLGE, encoded by the coding sequence ATGGAAAATCTAATTTTAATAGCAAGTTCGACCTTTGTAGCTGGTTTGTTAATAGCTTCTTTAGTAGTTTGGTTTATTTCAAAACAGAAAATAAACCTTGCTACAAGAGAGTTAGAGTTTGTAAAAGGTTCTTATGAAAATGTTATTGTAAGTTTAAAAGACAATAACAAAAACCTAGAAGAATCATTTATAAATCAAGAAAAAAACTTTCAAGAAAAAATAACTCTTGAAAGAAAATCTTATGAGACAAAAATTGAGTCTTTAGAAGCTTTAATAGAAGACAAAAAAGAACAATACGAAAACGAATTTAAGATAAAAGAAGAAAACCTAAAAGAGAAGATTGAGCTTTTAGAAACTTCAAAAGATAGATTAAAAGTAGAGTTTGAAAACTTAGCAAATAAGCTTTTTGAAGAAAACAATAAAAAATCTTCAAACAACTTAAACCAACTTCTTACTCCTTTTAAAGATCAATTAAATAGTTTTGGAAAAAGAGTAAATGATATTTACCATGAAGAGACAAAACAAAGAGTAAATCTTCTTTCAGAGATTAAGAATTTAAAAGAATTAAATAATCAAATTTCACAAGATGCATTAAATCTTACAAAAGCCCTTAAGGGTGAGAATAAAACTCAAGGTGATTGGGGAGAGCTTATTCTTTCTAAGATATTAGAACAAACAGGTCTTAGAGAAGGTATTGAGTACTCAACTCAAGGCTCTTATACTGATGAAAATGGGAAAAGACTAAGACCAGATGTTATTGTTCATCTTCCTCAAAATAAAGATGTTGTAATAGATTCAAAAGTATCATTAACTTCATATGTAAACTATACAGAAGCTCAAACTGATGCACAAAGAGAAGAAGCAGTAAAAGGTCTTATCAAGTCATTTTATGCGCATATCAAAGGACTTGGTTCAAAAAGCTATGAAAATATAGAAGATGTTAAAACTTTAGATTTTGTTATTTTATTTATTCCTATTGAAGGAGCATTTATGCTTGCAGCTTCAAAGGATAACAATCTATTTAAAACTGCATTTGAAAACAATATCATGCTTGTGTCTCCTTCAACTTTATTTGCTACACTTAGAACTATAGAAAATATTTGGAGATATGAGCACCAAAATGAAAATGCTCTTCTTATCTCTAAAAAAGCAGCAGACCTTTATGATAAGTTTGCAAGTTTTGTAACAGATATTGAAAATATCGGTACTCATTTAGGACGAACTCAAAAGTCATATGATGAGGCTATGAAAAAACTAAGTTTAGGTAAAGGAAATCTTCTAAGACGAAGTGAAGAGTTTATAGAACTTGGAGTAAAAGCTAAAAAGAAGATAGACACCCAAAAATTATTGGGTGAATAA
- a CDS encoding DMT family transporter, with translation MNKNLFYILILLSMIFWGASWINTKVLTLYVNQYEIVFLRVLFSGIFMLPLLLFLKVNFKIDFKTIILVLLASAVMIFYSISLFFGVSYGTAGLGGALVTTLIPINTFVILAILHRKSISLKHSFALILGAFGVLTMLDIWYFDLGQVFSKHNIYFLIASVLWPILTIITARASNTTPLIFNFYIYVCCSFISAFVIDFNHLVRVLDYDYIFWVNILCLTALSSAFATTTYFIGSEKLGVNKVSSFVFLVPSSALVLSAIFLDEKIDFNTLLGTVCAVIAIYILNDIKLKKIKLFTQ, from the coding sequence ATGAATAAAAACTTATTTTATATATTAATACTTTTATCCATGATATTTTGGGGTGCATCATGGATAAACACTAAAGTTTTAACACTTTATGTAAACCAATATGAAATTGTATTTTTAAGGGTACTTTTTTCTGGAATATTTATGCTTCCCCTACTTCTATTTTTGAAGGTAAATTTTAAAATTGATTTTAAAACTATAATCTTAGTACTTTTAGCTTCTGCTGTAATGATTTTTTATTCTATCTCTTTATTTTTTGGAGTAAGTTATGGAACAGCAGGATTAGGTGGAGCCCTTGTCACAACCCTTATACCTATAAATACTTTTGTTATATTAGCAATACTTCATAGAAAAAGTATATCTTTAAAACACTCATTTGCACTTATTCTTGGAGCTTTTGGTGTTTTAACTATGCTTGATATCTGGTATTTTGATTTAGGGCAAGTTTTTTCAAAACATAATATATATTTTTTAATAGCTTCTGTTCTTTGGCCTATACTTACAATAATAACAGCAAGAGCTTCTAATACAACGCCACTAATATTTAACTTCTACATATATGTTTGTTGTAGTTTTATTAGTGCTTTTGTCATTGACTTTAATCATTTAGTTAGAGTTTTAGATTATGATTATATTTTTTGGGTAAATATTTTATGTCTTACAGCTTTAAGTAGTGCCTTTGCTACAACTACATATTTTATTGGTTCTGAAAAACTAGGAGTAAATAAAGTAAGTTCATTTGTATTTTTAGTTCCAAGTTCAGCTTTAGTTTTAAGTGCTATTTTCTTAGATGAAAAAATAGACTTTAATACTTTACTTGGAACTGTTTGTGCAGTAATTGCTATTTATATATTAAATGATATAAAGCTAAAAAAAATTAAGTTATTCACCCAATAA
- a CDS encoding DMT family transporter yields the protein MLGAQRVYILLALCVLFWSGNFIVGRYVNESIEAIELSFFRWLFTLIFLLPSLFFINIQRIKLAIKENFKILIVLSFLGITLFNTIVYLALNTTTATNALLINSITPIIILILSYFILKAKITKLQTTGIILSTVGVVFLVLKGDFTNLLSIVIQEGDLLILISSLTWATYSVLLKFRPKELTHLELFVTLVFLGFILILPFYFYQGYSIEREIILLEDQWHIFIYVSLFPSVLSFYFWNTGVEVIGASKAGQFAHLMPIFGSILAFIFLGEKLHTYHIAGAVMIALGIYLSLFLKTNRITPVNE from the coding sequence ATGTTAGGCGCACAGCGAGTTTATATCTTATTAGCACTGTGTGTGCTTTTTTGGTCGGGTAACTTTATTGTAGGAAGATATGTAAATGAATCAATAGAAGCTATTGAATTATCTTTTTTTAGATGGTTATTTACTTTAATCTTTCTATTACCTTCTTTATTTTTTATAAATATACAAAGAATAAAATTAGCAATAAAAGAGAATTTCAAAATACTTATAGTTCTTTCTTTTTTAGGTATTACTTTATTTAATACTATTGTTTATCTTGCATTAAATACTACAACAGCTACAAATGCACTTTTAATAAACTCTATTACACCTATTATAATACTTATCTTGTCTTATTTTATTTTAAAAGCAAAGATTACCAAACTTCAAACAACTGGAATTATTCTTTCTACAGTTGGTGTTGTATTTTTAGTACTTAAAGGAGATTTTACAAATCTTTTATCAATAGTTATTCAAGAAGGGGATTTACTGATTTTGATTAGTTCCTTAACTTGGGCTACTTATTCTGTACTTTTAAAATTTAGACCAAAAGAGTTAACCCACTTAGAACTTTTTGTAACTTTAGTATTTTTAGGTTTTATTCTTATTCTTCCTTTTTATTTTTATCAAGGATATAGTATAGAAAGAGAAATTATATTATTAGAAGATCAATGGCATATTTTTATATATGTATCTTTATTTCCATCAGTATTATCTTTTTATTTTTGGAATACAGGTGTTGAAGTTATTGGAGCATCAAAAGCAGGACAATTTGCACATCTTATGCCAATATTTGGTTCAATTTTAGCTTTTATTTTTTTAGGAGAAAAGCTTCATACTTATCATATAGCAGGTGCAGTTATGATTGCACTAGGTATTTATCTAAGTCTATTTTTAAAGACAAATAGGATTACGCCAGTAAATGAATAA
- a CDS encoding molybdopterin molybdotransferase MoeA, producing MRNFINYDESLSILSNIDFKGKTKEKLFLTNSIGRTLARDIIANEHSPKYKTSGMDGYAIIAADQNLKKLKIIDKNPAGEVVESSVTSGVCIKTFTGSLMPQGSDTLIPIENVTVEGDEIIINKEVPFKFAVRDIGENYKKDEVLIKKGTKIGFAEVGVLASLNISQIEVYAKPIVAIASTGSEILDLGEEQTNNSQIRSSNHLTIEALAKTAGAQAIQMGIVKDDIDSITEVLAAALEKSDIVVTTGGVSVGDYDFVQDVVKEKLGAEVLFHGVKIKPGMHMLVAKKDNKLIISLPGFAYSSTVCAILYLLPMIYKFENSQKELPIVKAEITQDFPHKMPKTIFTACNVFYEDGKYKIDFSGKKQGTSAILTNMLESPALLIQKEDGKDLKQGDTVDILLLNELN from the coding sequence ATGAGAAATTTTATTAATTATGATGAGTCTTTAAGCATCTTATCTAATATAGATTTTAAAGGCAAAACTAAGGAAAAACTTTTTTTAACAAATTCTATCGGAAGAACCCTAGCTAGGGACATTATAGCGAATGAGCATTCACCAAAATACAAAACTTCTGGTATGGATGGATATGCAATCATTGCTGCTGATCAAAACTTGAAAAAACTAAAAATTATAGATAAAAACCCTGCAGGTGAAGTAGTAGAATCTTCTGTGACATCTGGAGTATGTATTAAGACATTTACAGGTTCACTTATGCCTCAAGGAAGTGATACATTAATACCAATTGAAAACGTGACAGTTGAAGGTGATGAAATTATTATTAATAAAGAAGTGCCTTTTAAATTTGCAGTTAGAGATATTGGTGAGAATTATAAAAAAGATGAAGTACTTATTAAAAAAGGAACTAAAATTGGTTTTGCAGAAGTTGGAGTGTTAGCATCATTAAATATATCTCAAATTGAAGTTTATGCTAAACCAATAGTTGCAATTGCAAGCACAGGAAGTGAAATCCTTGACTTAGGTGAAGAACAAACTAATAATTCACAAATTAGAAGTTCAAATCATCTTACAATAGAAGCACTAGCTAAAACAGCTGGAGCACAAGCTATTCAAATGGGTATTGTAAAAGATGATATTGATTCTATTACAGAAGTATTAGCAGCAGCTTTAGAAAAATCTGATATTGTAGTTACTACTGGTGGAGTATCTGTTGGAGACTATGATTTTGTTCAAGATGTAGTAAAAGAGAAACTAGGTGCAGAAGTTTTATTCCATGGAGTTAAAATCAAACCTGGAATGCATATGCTTGTAGCAAAAAAAGATAATAAACTAATTATCTCTCTTCCAGGATTTGCTTACTCTTCTACAGTGTGTGCTATTTTATATCTTTTACCTATGATATATAAATTTGAGAACTCACAAAAAGAACTTCCTATTGTAAAAGCAGAAATAACTCAAGACTTTCCACATAAAATGCCAAAAACTATATTTACTGCTTGTAATGTATTTTATGAAGATGGAAAGTATAAAATTGACTTCTCTGGGAAAAAACAAGGTACAAGTGCTATATTAACAAATATGTTAGAATCACCTGCTCTTTTAATCCAAAAAGAAGATGGTAAGGATTTAAAACAAGGTGACACTGTAGATATATTATTATTAAATGAGTTAAATTAA
- the soxC gene encoding sulfite dehydrogenase has translation MTKSSKISEKSLEEISEKKLSRRDFFRKTAVYSAGAIAAANVLSPVKLKADDPAIVNEAEWGTKLGDMVTKNLYGVPSPYEHNVIRRTTDLLSSGDMYASVSMCPIHELQGIITPNGLFFTRNHGGTAHVDPEKFRLMIHGKVKKEVVLTLDELKKYPSESRIHFIECPANGSTGWRGPQFNNLQFMKGMMSSAEWTGVMLKTVLEDIGLEDDAVWMLAEGSDNAGNPRTIPVEKALDDAMLVWAQNGEALRPEQGYPLRLLVPGWEGNLNTKWLKRLEFSDKPWHAKEETSKYTMLQKNGKAIRFFWPNEVNSVITSPCPEKPWTKLKKGDMIEIEGLAWSGHGTIKHVDISFDGGDNWIEANLKGLVLPKSWTRFSYIMKWEGKPLLLSSRAVDDTGNVQPTIDQETSAVGVESVYHRNAIVTWEVKANGEVNNVHIRKHNA, from the coding sequence ATGACGAAGTCAAGTAAAATTTCTGAAAAATCACTTGAAGAAATTTCTGAAAAGAAATTAAGTAGAAGAGATTTTTTTAGAAAAACTGCAGTTTATTCAGCTGGTGCAATAGCTGCGGCGAATGTTTTGTCTCCTGTTAAGCTTAAAGCTGATGATCCAGCTATTGTAAATGAAGCTGAATGGGGAACGAAACTCGGTGATATGGTTACTAAAAATTTATATGGAGTACCTTCACCTTATGAACACAATGTAATTAGAAGAACTACAGACCTTTTATCTTCAGGTGATATGTATGCCTCTGTTTCAATGTGTCCTATTCATGAGTTACAAGGTATAATAACTCCAAATGGTCTATTCTTTACTAGAAATCACGGTGGTACAGCTCATGTTGATCCTGAAAAGTTTAGACTTATGATTCATGGAAAAGTTAAAAAAGAAGTTGTTTTAACTTTAGATGAATTAAAGAAATATCCAAGTGAAAGCAGAATTCACTTTATTGAGTGTCCTGCAAATGGTTCAACTGGATGGAGAGGACCACAATTTAATAACCTTCAATTTATGAAAGGTATGATGAGTTCTGCTGAATGGACAGGAGTAATGCTTAAAACTGTGTTAGAAGATATTGGTCTTGAAGATGATGCAGTATGGATGTTAGCAGAAGGTAGTGACAATGCTGGAAATCCAAGAACAATTCCTGTTGAAAAAGCGCTTGATGATGCTATGCTAGTTTGGGCTCAAAATGGTGAAGCACTAAGACCTGAACAAGGTTATCCTTTAAGACTTCTTGTTCCAGGTTGGGAAGGAAACTTAAACACTAAATGGTTAAAAAGATTAGAGTTCTCTGATAAACCATGGCATGCTAAAGAAGAAACTTCTAAATATACTATGCTTCAAAAAAATGGTAAAGCAATTAGATTTTTCTGGCCAAATGAAGTTAACTCAGTTATTACATCTCCCTGTCCAGAAAAACCTTGGACAAAACTTAAAAAAGGTGACATGATTGAAATCGAAGGTCTTGCATGGTCAGGACACGGTACAATTAAACATGTTGACATCTCTTTTGATGGTGGAGACAATTGGATAGAGGCTAATCTTAAAGGATTAGTATTACCAAAATCATGGACTAGATTTTCATATATAATGAAATGGGAAGGTAAACCTTTATTACTTTCTAGTAGAGCTGTAGATGATACAGGTAATGTACAACCAACCATTGATCAAGAAACTTCAGCAGTTGGTGTTGAATCTGTTTATCACAGAAATGCAATAGTAACGTGGGAAGTTAAAGCAAACGGGGAGGTTAATAATGTTCACATTAGAAAACATAATGCTTAA
- a CDS encoding c-type cytochrome, whose amino-acid sequence MFTLENIMLKKSLLAASVVTVGLLISGCTSSGDFERAVDGGAKYKTKDGKYTQYHVNTQGIKKFNFGREATETEIAAWDKDVRPDGTGLPKYDMKNGKVVLDEDGNPKKAEGSVELGYELYDSQCAMCHGEFGIGGKGYPRLSAGSASTKTLTNQLLNPADKEPGVEPPTKVIGTYWPYASTLFWYIQDAMPFPHPKSLTNSETYALVAYLLMENGIKIDGEELDDEYVLDREKFLKIKMPNEDGFYPKVDTPEDPKQGVRNMKAYLSNPKNYGTGERCMTDCIKGEVPVLEIKNELNDFNPPASTERSWKVQGSDSAANSKAASTYQTYCAACHANEAIGAPVLGDKEAWSAVVAKGMDVVYANAINGINAMPPKGGAMDLSDEEFKEVVDYMINSSK is encoded by the coding sequence ATGTTCACATTAGAAAACATAATGCTTAAGAAATCTTTATTAGCTGCAAGTGTTGTAACAGTAGGTTTATTAATCTCAGGTTGTACTTCAAGTGGAGACTTTGAAAGAGCAGTTGATGGTGGAGCAAAATATAAAACAAAAGATGGTAAATATACACAATATCATGTAAATACACAAGGTATTAAAAAGTTTAACTTTGGTAGAGAAGCTACAGAAACAGAAATCGCAGCTTGGGATAAAGATGTTAGACCAGATGGTACAGGATTACCAAAATATGACATGAAAAATGGAAAAGTTGTGTTAGATGAAGATGGAAATCCTAAAAAAGCTGAAGGTTCTGTGGAGTTAGGTTATGAACTTTATGATTCTCAATGTGCTATGTGTCATGGAGAGTTTGGTATAGGTGGTAAAGGTTATCCTAGATTATCAGCTGGAAGTGCTTCAACAAAAACATTAACAAACCAGCTATTAAATCCTGCAGATAAAGAACCAGGAGTTGAGCCTCCAACAAAAGTTATTGGAACATACTGGCCTTATGCTAGTACACTTTTTTGGTATATTCAAGATGCTATGCCTTTCCCTCATCCAAAATCATTAACAAATAGTGAAACATATGCTTTAGTTGCTTATTTACTAATGGAAAATGGTATTAAAATTGATGGTGAAGAGTTAGATGATGAATATGTTCTTGATAGAGAAAAGTTCTTAAAAATTAAAATGCCAAATGAAGATGGTTTTTATCCAAAAGTTGATACACCTGAAGATCCTAAGCAAGGTGTAAGAAACATGAAAGCATACTTAAGTAATCCAAAAAATTATGGAACGGGTGAAAGATGTATGACTGATTGTATTAAAGGTGAAGTTCCAGTTCTTGAAATTAAGAATGAGCTAAATGACTTTAATCCTCCAGCATCTACTGAAAGATCATGGAAGGTTCAAGGTTCAGACTCAGCAGCAAATTCTAAAGCTGCAAGTACATATCAAACATACTGTGCTGCTTGTCATGCTAACGAAGCAATTGGTGCTCCAGTGTTAGGTGATAAAGAAGCTTGGTCTGCTGTTGTTGCAAAAGGGATGGATGTGGTTTATGCTAATGCAATAAATGGTATAAATGCAATGCCTCCTAAAGGTGGAGCAATGGATCTTTCAGATGAAGAGTTTAAAGAAGTAGTTGATTATATGATTAACTCTAGTAAATAA
- the soxX gene encoding sulfur oxidation c-type cytochrome SoxX has product MKLIKKLLVASAICGLSFSSSFADAELVKKGEKIFNTKNLGNCLACHAANGKDIDGPGSMGPKLTGLQYYPEEVLYDIVYNIYEAKGITNTSMPPFGKTGWLSDEQIKAVVAYLKTIK; this is encoded by the coding sequence ATGAAATTAATCAAAAAATTACTTGTAGCTTCGGCTATTTGTGGATTATCTTTTTCTAGTTCTTTTGCAGATGCAGAATTAGTTAAAAAAGGTGAAAAAATTTTTAATACTAAGAATTTAGGTAATTGTTTAGCATGTCATGCTGCAAATGGTAAGGATATTGATGGACCAGGTAGTATGGGACCAAAATTAACTGGTTTACAATATTATCCAGAAGAAGTACTTTATGATATTGTGTACAATATTTATGAAGCAAAAGGTATTACTAATACTTCAATGCCACCATTTGGTAAAACAGGTTGGCTAAGTGATGAGCAAATAAAAGCCGTTGTAGCTTATTTAAAAACAATTAAATAA
- the soxY gene encoding thiosulfate oxidation carrier protein SoxY: protein MINRRNFLGFGLGALAVSMVPSSLSAVDFRKEKPKAWTTDKVDAAIQEIFGTSKTTKGKVKLKAPDIAENGAVIPVTVSSKLAGSKVAILQDANPETLVAVFTVPEGGIIDYSVRIKMAKTGNVTAIVEENGKLYSDAKEVKVTIGGCGG, encoded by the coding sequence ATGATAAATAGAAGAAATTTTTTAGGTTTTGGTTTAGGTGCATTAGCAGTATCAATGGTTCCTTCATCTTTAAGCGCTGTTGATTTTAGAAAAGAAAAGCCAAAAGCTTGGACAACAGATAAAGTAGATGCAGCAATTCAAGAAATTTTTGGAACTAGCAAAACAACTAAAGGTAAAGTAAAATTAAAAGCACCAGATATTGCTGAAAATGGTGCAGTTATTCCTGTAACTGTTTCATCTAAATTAGCAGGTTCTAAAGTAGCAATTTTACAAGATGCTAACCCAGAAACATTAGTTGCTGTATTTACAGTTCCAGAAGGTGGAATTATTGACTATTCTGTAAGAATCAAAATGGCTAAAACTGGTAATGTAACTGCAATTGTTGAAGAAAATGGAAAATTATATTCTGATGCAAAAGAAGTTAAAGTAACTATTGGTGGTTGTGGTGGTTGA
- the soxZ gene encoding thiosulfate oxidation carrier complex protein SoxZ has protein sequence MAKKTRIKAKLKKGVVTVKALANHANLSYQEAKRAKKEANFITYVVAKVNDKIVYEVSSSQFLSKNPYMKFKFNADAVGAKEGDTLVFSWVDLKGNTRTDEAKIK, from the coding sequence ATGGCTAAAAAAACTAGAATCAAAGCAAAGTTAAAAAAAGGTGTAGTAACTGTTAAAGCTCTTGCTAACCACGCAAACCTAAGTTACCAAGAAGCAAAAAGAGCAAAAAAAGAAGCTAACTTCATTACATATGTTGTTGCAAAAGTTAATGATAAAATCGTTTATGAAGTATCGTCAAGTCAATTTTTATCTAAAAACCCTTATATGAAATTTAAATTCAACGCAGATGCAGTTGGAGCTAAAGAAGGTGATACATTAGTGTTCTCTTGGGTTGACTTAAAAGGTAACACAAGAACAGACGAAGCGAAAATTAAATAA